GACTCGCGCTTTCAtccagattttttaaaacatcaccTTGAAAGAATGTTTGATTATAAAACTATTACTTGTTCAACATCTTCTAAAAGCAACAACAAtgctaataataaaatgaagaaaatggaatAACATTTCTCTCCACACCTCCCGGGTCTAGGGCTATAGCCCTTTACCAGATCATGGTGGAACTAATGTCAATTTGCCATACGTTTCAGAACCCCAGTGTCCCCAGTTGCTTGGAGAGGTCATAAGCTGATGTCATGCACTTGCACAGATTTTATATCACCCAAGTGGGGAAGAACCTAGAGGCAGTTCATGGGCTGTACATGCTGAAGTTTTCCCTACCATCATCATGAACTTTCCCACAGGGTGCAAAGGAGAGCCTGGGCTGGATGGTAGGAGGGGCCAGGATGGCTTCCCTGGATCTCCTGGGCCCCCAGGACACAAAGGCGACACTGGAGAGGCTGGCTGCCCTGGAGCACCAGGTAGAGTTTCCCTCGCTTCCCTTTTCTGTGACATTGCAGTCCTCACTCTCAGCTGCTTCTAAAGTGGATGCACAAATGGATTTGTCTTGGATACGAGCTCTGTAAGCATCCAAGGGATGttcatgttttctattttatatcaATATATCCCAGTCACCAGGGAGGTGTTTTTATCCTTAGTAACCATTGTGAGGGGTTTCTAAGACACCTCTCCTCCATGCAGAGGAGTTGTGTTCTGTGAACTACAGACAGACTAAGGGTGAAGTTCTGAGAGGCAGGCTGTGTCCTGCTTCCCTCTGCTTCATGATGCTGATGCTGAAACTAGAAAGTGCTTATTAAATGGAATGcccccctttttttatttctttctgcagGCCCTCCTGGTTCGATTGGTGATCCTGGACCCAAGGGGTTTGGCCCTGGATACCTCAGTGGCTTTCTCCTTGTTCTCCACAGTCAGACAGATCAAGAACCCGCCTGCCCTATGGGTATGCCCCGGCTTTGGACCGGGTACAGCCTGTTATACATGGAAGGACAGGAGAAGGCACACAATCAAGATCTCGGTATGGATTCACCAAGATAGATGCTGTCACGTGCTCTAAAGGGCCATCCATGCTATGGTCCAGAGAGCAAAACCCTGGTGTTAACCCTACAGATGCATCAACGTCTTAACCACTAATCTTCCATGGCATTACtatttaagaacaaaacaacCCTCTCATAATAATTCCCATGATCCTGTTACTACCACTGAGCCTCATTCTGGTGACTGGTTATTATCTGCCTACTTAGtactcacttttattttatttgacaaaTGCTTTCACTATGTAGcgctggttgacctggaactgtgtagaccaggctggcctcacactcacagaaaccaacctgtctctgcttcctaagtgctaaaTTTAAAGATGTGGGGCACCACAGGCATGGGGCACCACAGACATGGGGCACCACAGGCATAGGGCACCACACACATGGGGGCACCACAGACATGGGCACCACACACATGGGGGCACCACAGACATGGGCACCATAGACATGGGGCACCACAGACATGGGGCACCACAGACACAGGGCACCACAGACATGGGCACCACACACATGGGGGCACCACAGACATGGGGGCACCACAGACATGAGCACCACACACATGGGGCACAACAGACACAGGGCACCACAGGAATGGGGCACCACACACATGGGGGCACCACAGACATGGGGCACCATACACATGGGGGCACCACAGACATGGGGCACCACAGACATGGGGCACCACAGACACAGGGCACCACAGGAATGGGGCACCACACATGTGGGGGCATCACAGACATGGGGCACCACAGACATCGGCACCACAGACTTGggctgtaaatggagactgctcattcatttttcaGTTGCTCAgaccgaataatcacacagacactatattaattacaatactgcttggccagtagcttaggcatattactagctagttcatatcttttttaaaattgtttttattgagctatatatttttctctgttcccctctccactcccatcccttttaccctctcccatggtccccatgctcccagtttactcaggagatcttgtctttttctacttcccatgtagattagatccatgtatgtctcccttagggtcctctttgttgtctaggttctcagggattgtagactggttttctttgctttatgtacaaaaaccacttatgagtgagtacatattatatttgcctttcCGGATCTcggttacttcactcagtatgatgttttctagatccatccatttgcctgcaaatcgcaagatgttgttattattattttttttttttgctgtttacaccattatgtaaatataccacattttccttatccatttttcagtcgaggggcacttaggttgtttccaggttctggctatgacaaacaatgctcctataaacatagttgagcgcatgtccttgtggtatgattgagcatcctttagggatatacccaaaagtggtattgctgggtcttgaggtaggttgtttcctaattttctgagaaattgccatacagatatccaaagggactgtaccagtttgcattcccaccagcaattgtagagtgttccctttaccccacatcctctccagcatgagctatcatgaacatttttgatcttggccattcttacaggtgtaagatggaatctcagagccaAGTTAAACCGAATTAATAAATGCAGATTTAATAAACAGGGCAAGGAAAAGCATAACACTCCTGGGTGGCTTCAGGAAGGCAGGAGACAGAACACAAGAGTACATGTGGTAGATCTATGGACTGGGTCTTAAATAGTCTGTAGGGGGTCTTGAAACGTTCTGGAGGAGGAGCTGCTGATGGTGGACTTTCTCAGGGGTGgggtctggaatgggaggagtggggcTGGGTGGAGCTTCCCAACATGTAGGTCATAGCAGGTGTCTATTAACACCACCTGTGGGAGTCACTGGCCGCTTGCACATGGCAGGCTGCTCATAGACTGTGTATCTTCTTTTTTCTAAGGTTTGGCAGGGTCTTGTCTTCCCGTGTTTAGTACACTACCCTTTGCCTACTGCAACATTCACCaagtgtgccactatgcccagagAAATGACAGGTCCTACTGGTTGGCCAGTGGGGCTCCTCTTCCCATGATGCCACTCTTGGAGGAAGAGATCCGCCCTTACATCAGCCGCTGCGCCGTGTGTGAGGCCCCAGCCCAGGCAGTGGCCGTCCACAGTCAGGACCAATCCATTCCACCGTGTCCACGGGGGTGGAGGAGCCTCTGGATTGGATACTCATTCTTGATGGTGAGTCTCCTATCCCTGAATCTTATTCCTGTCTAGATGGTAGTTCTGTGTACTGTGTAGACACTAGAGGACACAAGGTCGTCCAGGCCAGTGCGGACTATAACCCGCTGAGATACAAGGCCttcactattatttttaattttttctcattaaCTATTCTTTGGTAAGTTTGGTAGAAGATGGATTTACTTTAGCCGTCAGTGAAATTGGCTCCATTTTACATAGTCACCCCAAACACTTCTTAGTGCACCTCGGCAGATTTAAGTTTCTCTTTTTTGAGTGATGTAAGAATTTTCAAAGCAGAACTAGAGCCAGGTGTGTCACTGATTGAGCCTTAACTTCATTTTTGTCTCGGTAGCACACTGGAGCTGGGGACCAAGGAGGAGGGCAGGCCCTTGTGTCACCTGGCAGCTGCCTAGAAGACTTCAGAGCTGCACCATTCCTTGAATGCCAGGGCCGACAGGGAACCTGTCACTTTTTTGCCAATAAATACAGCTTCTGGCTGACCACGGTGAGCCCAGAAGAGCAGTTTTCCTCTAGCCCGTCACCGGACACCTTGAAAGACGTTCAGGCCCAGCGCCAGAAAATCAGCCGGTGCCAGGTCTGCCTGCGAATTCAAAACAGCTAGAGGACTCAAAACATGCAAAGGGTCATCAAGAGAGACTTCCGTGGAGGAAAAGATGCCCCAACTACTGTAGTAAATTCAGCGGTGCTCTCTCCCTACTCCTTCAGCCACGCCCTGTCTCCTTCAGCCACGCCCTGTCTCCTTCAGCCACGCCCTATCTCAGCGTGGCTCCTCCAGGGGCCCTCCTTCTCCTTGCTACAGATCAAGCGAACTCGGCACACGTGGATTTGTTTGGCCCCCACCAATCCAGATGAAACCCACACATTCCCCTGTTATTGAGATGATGGAAGAACAGGCTTTATTTGAACATGTGTTAATTCCCAGAAAAGCAAGTGAATGACAAAGACCAGATTATAAACGACTGAAGAGTTCATTCATTGGTGGATAGCGTCTCAGACAACTGAAGTCAATTATTCTGTAATCATTGGGCTTCTGGCTAGATTCTACCGGAACAATATAAATAGGCCAACAAATGAAGCTATGTAGCAGAGATTTTCAATGTTTCAAAATGATTTCCTCTCTAATCTATTTTAATCTATCCTTTTAAACCATGCACTTTAAATAATTGTGGGACCATGGCCCAAAGAGGTTttgaaaaaggaggaagaaaagcaaaacagcctctCTACACTGCCAGTATTAGCAGTTCATTTCAAAGCAGAATGAGTCATTTTGCCAGGAAGGCCTGCAGTCCTGTATTCCAGGGCCTCGACATTAGCATAAACACTTCAGGGACGAATATAAAACATTATGTTCTCTCCTGCATTTTATAGAGAATAGAAATGCCTACTCTGGCCACCCTTTTGAAAAGTAgcaattatagaaaaaaatatattcaataaggGATTAGGAGCCTAAAAGCTATTAATGAATATTAAGGTAGTGATTCACAAAAATCGACTCCCCGTCCCAGGGAACCTGCAAACAGACTACTTTTCCCCAGTCGGGGGCCAGAGTGTCCTTCTGCTAATGGCACTGAAGCCACATGGGGCTTACTCAGGCAATCCGGAGGCTGGTACAAAGTCCCCAGGAGAACCTGCGAGGCTCCTCCTCCACACGCATAATGGCAACTGGCTCCTGAAGTGACAGGGCTATCATTATGCACTTGGGAGAAAATTAAGGGCTGGCTTAATTAAACTTAGGTAAGAAGATTCATTTATGTCAGGGTCACCCCACCAGGAAGGCGTGGGGCTCTCTTGAACAGAAACAAAGACGATATCCAGTCTGAATTTTGAgctcctgtgattttttttttttttatgggagcATCCGTTTCGCCAATTTTCAAACGTTCTTTATATTGTATTAGCATCATGGCAAGACAGCTGTTTGGCGCTGGACCTTAGCAGCTCCTGCACACGGGCAGGATCCGTGTCAATTTGCAGTGATTTTTCTGCATACCGAAGGGTCTGCTGGCTACTTAGTCAGGGACCGCTACAAATCATGAATAGAAAGCCTTGCTAGAAAAGACTGCCCCCCTCTGAAACTCACCTTCCCCAGCTAGAGTAAAACTGGCATCTTAATAGAAGAAAGGATTTTCCCCCGAGGGTGACACTCATGTCAGAGCTCACTTCTCAGGGCACTTAAGAATAATTGAGAGAAAAActcaattaaaattttgtttccgggcctggagagatggctcagtagttaagagcacttatggTTCTCATGAAGGATCTGACTTCGGTTCCTAGTGCCCAGGTCAGGTGGCTCGTGGTCCCCATTAACTCCAGTTCCTCTTTAACCTGCGTGGGCACTCCCGTACACATGCAAATacccactcacagacacatactcacacacataattgaaaacaaaGGTAAACAGGAAAACATTTCTAAGACGTGTTTTCCTTGCCATTCTTTGATCAATGGCAGGCTCATTTGTTGTAGGCTTCCTGTGGAGTGGCAGCTGAAGAGAACTTTCTGGTCAataatgtctattttattttttgtttctaaaactaGTGCCTCAGTCTGGAGTCCAActtggcctgggactcactacaAAACTCCACGCTGGCTTCAAAATCTTGGCAATTTCCTGGAGACTCCAATGTGCTAGGAGttcagccttttttctttttttcctttgttctttttctttcttttctttttttttaataaagaaacttggtgtttttgttttgttattgaagACATGGTTGACATTGTTTCATCCTAGTCTGGAATTCACTACGTAACCAGGGCTGAACATCTCTATTTtaacatgaaatattttcttaatgtagCAGTATATTTCCTATTGATCTATTTGATTTTGGGTTTATGCTATCCATGTTGAAAATTTTGAGTGTCTAAAGTTGAAgcccacttctttttttatttgcattaCTCTTGTGTTTCCAGAATCCTTATCTATCACCCCAAACAGGCCTCCTGATAGTTCATGATGAACTTAGTCTGAGAACAGGTTCCAGGAAGAGGTGAGGGGAACAAGTGAACCATTAGAACACATGTCAAAACCTTCCGCTTTGCGGTTAGGATATTAACACTCTTCGTAAATAACTTAGGAGTGGCTGAATTAAGAGGGCAGTTTAGCTCCCTGAGAGAGAAACCATAAAACAAGTCCAAGTATAGATTCTCCATCTCCCCCTCTGACTATGGCATGGATCGGAAATGTGTTTTGAAATGGTCCAAAAGGGCAAAACAATAGGAAAAACATTCTTGGAACAGAAGAGCatgttattttaaagttattatttctCTTTCCACCTGGCTATATCTCAATGTTTTTGGAACAGCGTTGCTCAGCGGGGACCACGAACAAAGCTTTGTAGTTATCCTAACCCATTACTGTGATGGTCTTATCTAAACCTCCTTTTCAGGACCTCCGCCCTTGTCTGGCTGGACTGTGCTGAGATTCCTAATGGGACTTACTTGGAGGCCCCGTACCAGAACATGGACTGGGTGTTTCTTTCTGGGTCCTCATTCTTGGTAAGTGGAACCTCTCCATCAGGCAGGTGTCCATGCTGCCTGTGGTCTGTTCCCGAGGCTGAAACATCCCCATTTTTGTGGGGGCTACTACCCCCTCCACGCTCCCTGCATCACACACAGTTTTCCACCTAGCCTCTCGCAGGAGATAGCTCCAGTCTGGAAACCCAGCCATCCTCTAAATTCCACCCAAATTAGATTTTGTTATCTTTTGGCTTAAAATCCACAATGACCACACTGCCTATGAAGTCCAAATGACTTCAGAGGGGGTGAAAGTCCATCGTGAACTGTGAGGCTTGTGCCTGTGAGCATCTCTTGTTAGCTTGAGCTGCACACAGATCTGTGAAACACTCacatttctctgtgtctctggttCCTCTCTCCACCATCGATGCTCTCCCTTGGGTCCATTGGTTTGGTAGACACACACTTATCCTAGCACAGTAGACTAGTGTAGGTGTATGAATTTCCCAGAGACTTGGGGGGCTgtctgctctccctctccattctCTAATATCTTAGCATACCCCTTTTGTTCCCTAATTAAATACTGAAGCCCTGTGGGACAGGGACAATGCTTTGCTCGTCTTCGGATGTTCACTGTTAGCATATGAATGTGTCTATTATTGACTCAACTCTGTCATTCAGTGTCAATTTTCTATACCTTTTTAAACCTCTGATGTTCAGCTCTGTAGATATCATTGGTAAAAGGGTGCCCAGCATAATAAGTCTTTACTTCAGAATATCAAAACGTTAAACATTCCCACACACCCACAATCTCTTACTACAATTATCAACACAACGCCAGTCAACCAGCACTGACCCTTTTTAATTACTTCTCTATGAGCTGAAACCAGAAATGAGATTTGCTCAGAGAGTTGGCAGAAAGAAGATCCTTCACTGAGATAGCACAACGGCTCAGGCTGCAGTCTGTATTCCCTCACGATTTAAAGACTTCTTGGTACCAAGTTGCATCTACGAAGTCCGTGTATGTTTTGAGTGCTTAGAAAAAGTCAAGCAGAATACCCAGGAGACTTGGACGTCATTGAAGAGTTCCTTTCGCACTTCCTGCAGGTTACCGCAAAACAGATGGCTCTCCTTTGGGATCAAGGGTCCTATGGGACCACTGGAATAGTTTAACAGCTGTCTCTTTTATTTGGTATTGCTGGCTGTAAGAAGTGTGGGAAAAGGAGGACTTCTGGTTGGACCCAGGTTTCAGTCCAGATGTGTCCCTTCCCAATTCTGTTGCCATGGGTGATTTCTGCTAAATTTCCCTCGTCTATAAGTTAGGACATTACACTCATGTTGAAAATTAAAGTTGGATTATTACCCACCTAGTGCATAGCAGCCACCTTGCACCAATGATTGTCACATAGTCTATTTAAAATAAGGTATTCAATATGAAAACTATTTCTTGTCTCCCCTCCCACAACAAAATTACACATTGATTCTCCCAGGGCATATAAATTACTGGCTAGAATTATTCATACATAACCAGCTCTTAACATCTTTGGGAATGCTTCTTTATTTCAGTTCTTGGTTACTGTACCACAAAAAGTTGTAACAATTTCCTGCAGGGACATTATGAGTAAGGTCTGCAGGGACCAAACAATTGACATAAAAAAAGTCAGCATTCTACAATTCTGCTATCCACAAGAAACTCTGCATCATGCAGTTAAAGCAGTGTGCCTAGCTGCCACATCCATGGGAAATGCTTGAACCTTATGGTGCTTAAATATTTAATGACTCATTGGGAAGATGTGCAACACACTTGATAAACTGCATCACTTTCTCTAACCTATCATTTTAGAGTAAGAAATTTTGATCATGcaacttttgtttatgttgacCCATAAATATTTGCTGTATTGTCACTTATGATATGGTTCATTCTATATAAAATTGTGATGGCTTCCAAAACCACTGTCTTGatgaatgtattttctttctttcttttttttttttcaacatccaAAGCTTTTTAATAACAGTAAGATCCAGGGTTAGTTTTTGTAGCCACAGCTGGCCCTTCTGCCTCTGGCACGTTCAAACTTCCGGCCCTTGGAGCGGACATAGGGTTTGGTATGGCTGTGTGGGGTTCCTGGGGCCTTGCCAAAATGCCGGTACACCTCTCGGCCCTTCCGAGGTCCAGACAGGAGCACAGTGCCACGGCCCTTGGGAGACTCCAAGGACAGCTGGTCAAAGGTGAGGATCTTACCCCCAGCCTTGAGGATGCGACTCCGGGCCCGGCTGCTCACCCGCAGAGCACACACCTCCAGTTTGGGCACATCGAGAATCCTCACGTCATCTGTGACCGTCCCCACAACCACAGCCGTCTTGTTTTCTCGGCCAGGAAGCTTCATCTTTCGGATCATCCGGGACAGGGACAGAGGTGGTCGGTTGGTGCGACTCATGAATAACCTTTTCAGCACAACCTGATTGAAGGTGGAGTTGGTTCGCCTGGCCAGAAACCTGTACAGCTTGACCAGCAGCCGCAGGTAGATGTCTTGGCTCTTGGGCTCCTTGCGCCGAACCTTTCGGTCCTTGTTGTGGCGGATGTCAACACCCATGATGGCGCCTCCTGCACGGCCTGGTCCGGAAAgtgaatgtattttcttttaaaccaaaaTGGGTTTCCTTTTATGTGTTCTATAGGcagatgtatatatgtgcatgtataatgttgtgtgtatgtgtgtgtgctatgtatatGTAGAGGCCCTAAGTTGTTTCTCCATAGGTGctatctaccttgttttttttttttttttttttttttggatagcaTCTTCATGGATCTGAAACTCACCAAGTAGACTAGCTGGCTGGCTGGGAGCCCCAGGTACCCATTTGTTTCTGTGTCCTCAAccctaggattacaagcatgcaccaccaggcctggcttcctTTCTTTAATGTGGATTTTGGAAGGTTTAACTCATCCTCAAGTCCTCGAGGCAAACCCTGACTGAGCTACCACCCCAGCACCGGGCCcatcttcattttaaatttacCTTGTGATGTGGTCTATCCTCAGAACTGGCTGAGTGGGGAACATAAGGTGGATTGGCCAGAAGGAAGAGCCAAGGCTGAGGAGAGTGAGATTCTGAGGCGATACATAGAAGCATACTTCTCTATTCAGTGTTgggtggataaaaaaaaaaaagaaaaccaggcctTAGGCAAGAGGGTCGAATCAATCACAGGTGATGATGGGCAGTATGAGTCTCAGTCCTAACAGGCCTGAGTTGTCATGTGAGTTAAGCAAGACAAGGCTGCCTACTGCCAGGACTATTTGAAAGGCCGAAGGTGTGAAAGCCAACTGAGGAGTCAAGCACAGATAGATACTGGGACTTGTAACTTCCCTGTGCTAGCGAGCTTTT
This genomic window from Chionomys nivalis chromosome 2, mChiNiv1.1, whole genome shotgun sequence contains:
- the LOC130869608 gene encoding 60S ribosomal protein L18-like; this translates as MGVDIRHNKDRKVRRKEPKSQDIYLRLLVKLYRFLARRTNSTFNQVVLKRLFMSRTNRPPLSLSRMIRKMKLPGRENKTAVVVGTVTDDVRILDVPKLEVCALRVSSRARSRILKAGGKILTFDQLSLESPKGRGTVLLSGPRKGREVYRHFGKAPGTPHSHTKPYVRSKGRKFERARGRRASCGYKN